From the Actinomadura luzonensis genome, the window TATGATCGGCATCATCACCTATAGCGGCAGATATCCCTTCTGACGCGTCCGACATCCGCGCCTCCCCGGAGCCCCATGGACCACGCCACGCGCCGGCGCCGGCACGCCCTGTTCCTGCTCTTCTTCCTCCCGGGGATCGCGATGTCGTCCTGGGTGACCCGCACCCCGGACCTCCGCGACCTGCTGGCGGCGTCCACCGCCGAGATGGGCTGGATCCTGTTCGGCCTGTCGCTCGGCGCCATGCTCGGGATCCTCTGCTCCGGGCGGCTCGTCACCCGCTACGGCACCAGGCCCGTCATCGGGGCCGGCACCGCGATGATCGTGGTGAGCCTGGCCGTCATCGGCGCCGGCGCCCTGACGGCGTCGGTGCCGCTGGTCACGGCGGGCCTGTTCGTCGGCGGCGTGGGCATGGGGGCCGGCGACGTCGCCGCCAACGTGGACGCCGCCGACGTCGAACGCCGCACCGGCAGGACGACGCTGCCCACCCTGCACGGCTGCTTCAGCCTCGGCACCGTCGTCGGCGCCTGCGCGGGCATCGCGGCCACCGCGGCCCGCCTGCCGGTGTCCGGGCACCTGGCCGCCGTCACCCTGCTGGCCGCCGCGATCCTCCTGTACGCCTTCCGCGCCGTCCCGCCCGGCACCGGCCGCGCCGATCCGGCCGCGCCCGCCCCCGGCGCCGAAGCCGGGGCCGGCGCGTCCCGGCAGCAGGTGTGGAAGGACGGCCGGCTGCTGCTGATCGGCGCGATCGTGCTCGCCATG encodes:
- a CDS encoding MFS transporter, whose protein sequence is MDHATRRRRHALFLLFFLPGIAMSSWVTRTPDLRDLLAASTAEMGWILFGLSLGAMLGILCSGRLVTRYGTRPVIGAGTAMIVVSLAVIGAGALTASVPLVTAGLFVGGVGMGAGDVAANVDAADVERRTGRTTLPTLHGCFSLGTVVGACAGIAATAARLPVSGHLAAVTLLAAAILLYAFRAVPPGTGRADPAAPAPGAEAGAGASRQQVWKDGRLLLIGAIVLAMALAEGAANDWLPLLMVDGHGLDATSGSLVFTGFAAAMTVGRFCGTFFLDRLGRTIVMRASAASGALGLLLVIFSDQAVLAGAAVLFWGLGASLGFPVALSAAGETGPGQTARVSLVATIGYVAFLVGPPGLGFLGDHWGLRPAMLVVLAFVACAFVLAPAVDTRHRLTALAPERAERSR